AACTCCCCGACGACACACCGGCGGACGAACTGCGCACCGCACTGCGCGGCCGCTCCGGCGACGGAGGACGGGAACTGGCCCTCCACTTGCTCCCCGCGGTCCTCGGGGCCGCCCGGCTGGACCGAAGAGAGCGCGAAGCCCTTCCCGGACTGCCTGACGACGCGCTGCTGCGATGGGTCCGGGCGGCTGCGGGCGAGAGATCCCAGGACATTCCCGGAATCGACAGCCCCATATACCCCGTATACAGCGACGACATGGCCGGGCCGCTGAGGGCCCTGGTGCGATGCGTCGTCGTGGCGGGCGCCGAGGCCACGACGGATGTCCTGGCCGAACGCCTGCTTGAGGACGCCCGGGGCTCCGGAACCTACCCCACGCCGCGCCCCTTGGCCGCCCTCATGGCCCGGCTGCTGGCCGACAGCGCGGGCGTCTTCCCCTCGAGCGTTCTCGACCCCGCGTGCGGCACCGGATCGCTGCTCGCGGCGGCGGCATCCGCGGGCGCGACCGCACTGCACGGCCAGGATGTACTGCTCGCCCAGGCCGCCCAGGCCGCCGCGCGGCTCCGGCTGAGCACTCCCGAGGCGGTGATCTCCGTACGTACCGGGGACAGCCTGCGCTCCGACGCCTTCCCGGGCCTCACCGCCGACGCCGTGCTGTGCAATCCGCCCTATGGTGTCCGCGACTGGGGGCACGAGGGGCTGGCGTACGACCAGCGCTGGGCCTACGGTGTGCCGCCCAAGGGCGAGCCCGAACTCGCCTGGGTCCAGCACTGTCTGGCCCATCTCGCGCCCCGCGGCCGTGCCGTGCTTCTCATGCCGCCCGCCGTCGCGGAGCGCACCGCAGGCCGGCGTATCCGTGCGCAGCTCGTACGCGACGGGGCCCTCCGCTCGGTTGTCGCGCTTCCCCAGGGCGCGGCCACCCCGCTCCACATCGGCCTGCACCTCTGGGTGCTCGAACGGCCGGATCCGCGGGCCGAAGCCCCGGGGACGGTACTGCTCGTCGATGCCGCCGCATCGTCCGGGAACCGGGATCTCGACTGGGCCGCCATCCACAACACCGTGCTCTCGGCCTGGCGGCCGTACCTCGCCGACCGGGACAGCTTCACCGCAACCCCGGGCATCGCCGGCGCGGTGCCCCTCACCGACCTCCTCGACGAGGCTGTGGACCTGACTCCGGCCCGCCACATCCCAGCCGCCTCCCGGCAAACCCTGCACCCCGCTCAGCTGGCCCGCCGGACTTCCGAGCTGTACGGCCAACTACAGCAAGCCACAAGGGACTTGACCAGCATCAGCGCCGAAGGGGACTGGCCACCGGCCGACGACCGCCCCCGCGAATGGCGCACGGCGACGCTCGCGGATCTGCTGCGCGGCGGCGCTCTCAGCCTGCTGCACACCCCGCTCGCAGGCCGCCGGACGACCCGCAGCGGCCGGGCACAGCCGCCGCCCGGACCGGTATCCGGCGGACGGCCGACGCTCACGGCTGCCGACGTCCTGAACAGTCGGCCCGCCTCCGGAACGGATACGGACCTTCCCACCGACACCGCCCTCCCCCTGATCCAGGGAGGCGATGTGCTGCTCACCGAGTTGCTCCAGGTGGGACACAGCGCAGTGACCCGGGTCGTCGAAGCGGACGAGGCGGGCTGCTTCCTCGGGCCGCAGCTGCTGCTCTTCCGCCCGGACCGGCGCCGCCTCGACTCCTGGTTCCTGGCCGGGTTCCTCTCCGCGGAGCAGAACGTCAACGCTGCGGCCACCGGTACCTCCGTCGTACGAGTGGACCCCCGGCGACTCCGCGTTCCCTTGCTCCCCCTCGCCGAACAGCAGCGCTACGGCGCCGCGTTCCGCCACCTCCACCAGCTGCGCACCGCCGCCCGCCGCGCCGACCGGGCCGCCGAGGATGTCACCCGTCTCCTCAGTACCGGACTCACCGGCGGCGCCCTGTTGCCACGGGGTCACGGATCGGCGTGAAACGTTCGGCCGTGCATCGCGAGCGGCCAGACTTGACCCCCTCCGTCCCTCGGGGACGGCGAAACTCCGGAAGGACAGCGTTGAAGAGCAGTAAGCACACGGAGCTGGCGAACCATGCATGGTCGGTCGCCGACCTCCTGCGCGGGGACTACAAACAGTCCGACTACGGCAAGGTGATCCTCCCGTTCACCGTGCTGCGGCGCCTGGAGTGCGTCCTGGCTCCGACCAAGGACAAGGTCCTGGAGACCGCCGCCAAGTACGCGAACCAGGACATGAACCCGGACCGCGTTCTGCGCCTCGCGTCCCGCCACCGCTTCTACAACACCAGCGCCTACACACTGAAGGCCATCGCGGGCGACGCCTCGCACGCAGCGAAGCACCTCATCGAGTACTACGGCGCCTTCTCCCCCAACGCCCGGGAAGTCCTGGAGCGTTACGACTTCACCCAGCAAATCAAGCGGCTGGACACAGCGAACCTGCTGTACCAGGTGGTCGGACGCTTCGCCGACCTCGACCTGCGGCCGGTGGAGCGGAACGACGACGGCAATGTCGTGCTCGGCGAGGACGGCGAGCCGGTGGAGATCGTCTCCAACCACCAAATGGGCTATGTCTTCGAGGATCTGATCCGGCGCTTCGCCGAGCAGTCCAACGAGACGGCCGGTGAGCACTTCACGCCGAGGGAAGTCATCCGGCTGATGGTCAATCTCCTCATCGCACCGGACAGCGACGCACTGGCCCTGCCGGGCACCGTCCGCACCGTCATGGACCCTGCCTGCGGAACCGGCGGCATGCTCAGCGCGGCCGACGATCACATCACGGCCCTCAACCCGGACGCCACGGTCAAGGTCTACGGGCAGGAGCTCAACCCCGAGTCCTGGGCCATCTGCCGGTCGGACATGCTGATCAAGGGCCAGGACCCGGAGAACATCAAGTACGGCAACTCCTTCAGCGACGACGGCCACCCCGGCGCCACCTTCGACTATCTGCTGGCCAACCCGCCGTTCGGTGTGGAGTGGAAGAAGGTCAAGGACGCGGTCGACGACGAACACGAACGCCTCGGTGAGAGCGGGCGGTTCGGGGCCGGTCTGCCACGTATCAACGACGGCTCGCTGCTCTTCCTCCAGCACATGATCTCGAAGATGAGGCCGGTGGACGCGTCGGGGGCGGGCGGCAGCCGGATCGCGATCGTCTTCAACGGCTCCCCGCTGTTCACAGGGGCGGCGGAGTCCGGCGAGTCCAGGATCCGTCAGTGGATCCTGGAGAACGACTGGCTGGAGGGCATCGTCGCCCTGCCCGACCAGCTCTTCTACAACACCGGTATCTCCACGTACTTCTGGGTGCTCAGCAACCGCAAGGCCAGGGACCGTCACGGCAAGGTCGTCCTGCTGGACGCCCGCGACTACTGGCGCAAGATGCGCAAGTCGCTCGGCGACAAGCGCAAGGAACTGGGCGAGCAGCACATCTCCGAGATCACCCGGCTCTACACGGAGGCGCTGGCGGTCGTCGACGCGGCGGAAAGGGACGGCGGCCACGACTTGGCCGACCGGGCCGGGAAGATCAAGGTCTTCCGCAACCAGGACTTCGGGTACCACCGGATCACCGTCGAACGGCCGTTGAAGCTCCGCTTCGAGGTGACGGAGGAGACGCTGACGGCCCTCACCGCATCCAAGCCCATCGCACGGGCCACGGACGCCAAGGCGTTCGCGGAGGCGCTGCGCCCGCTGGTCGGCAAGTCCTGGGCGACGAAGTCCGACGCCTGGCTCGACCTCAAGGACGCGGCCGTCGCGGCCGGGGTGCTGTGGCCGACGGGCGCGCCGTTCAGCAAGGCGCTACGGGAAGCGGTCGGCGTCCGGGACCCGGAGGGCGAGGTCCAGCGCATCAAGGGCGAGCCGGAACCCGATCCGGAGCTGCGCGACTACGAGAACGTGCCGCTGGAGGAGGACGTGGAGGAGTACCTGCGGCGGGAAGTCCTGCCCCACGTCCCGGACGCGTGGATCGACCACAGCAAGACGAAGGTGGGGTACGAGATTCCGTTCACGCGGCATTTCTACGTGTACAAGCCGCCGCGGCCGTTGACGGAGATCGATGCGGAGCTAAAGGCTTTGGAAGCTGAGATTCAGGAGCTGCTTAGGGAGGTGACGGAATGAGCACCGTGCGTTTGCGGCACCTCGCTGACGTCAATCCATTGACGCCTGCTTTCGATCGTCTTACGAATGGGGAGGAAGTCACTTTCCTCCCCATGGAGGCCGTATGGCCTGGAGAGAGACTAGACATCTCACGGCGCCGGACCAAAGCATCCATCGCCGTTGGCTATACCCGCTTTCAAGACGGCGACGTACTTGTACCGAAGATCACACCCACGTTCGAGGCCGGGCGGGCTGTGCTAATTCACAGCCTCCATCGAGGTTTGGGTGCAGGGAGCACGGAGCTTCACGTACTCCGGCCCGGGCCCCTCCTTGACCCGCGGTTCCTTTTGTACCTAGTAAATACCCACAGCTTCCTCAAAAAAGGGGAGGCGGAGATGTACGGCGTTGCAGGCCAGCAGCGGGTGCCGGACACGTTCCTGCGCGATCTGCCGGTGGATCTACCGTCGCTGGCGGAACAGCGCCGCATCGCCGACTTCCTCGACGTCGAGACCACCCGCATCGACCGCCTATTGACCTTGAATAACTCGGTTCATATGCAACTCGTCGAACGAGTTCGCTCTGTACGTGACACCCTGGTCAACAGACTTGCCGATTCGCAGGAATCAGTGCCATTGCGCCGCTTTGTTACACAGATCGAGCAAGGCGCAAGTCCTCAATGCGAAGCAACCCCTCGCGAGGGAGAAAACGAACAGGCGGTGCTGAAGCTAAGCTCTGTCAAGAGTGGGAAATTCCACCCGGGAGAAAACAAAAGACTCCCGACGGATGTCCAGTTCTCTTCAGCACACGAAGTTCACGCCGGCGATTTTCTCGTCACCCGCGCGAACACGCCAAGCCTCGTCGGAGACGTTGCGGTCGTAGGTGACAGCCCGCCACCACGCCTCCTACTGCCAGATCTCATCTACCGAGTCGGCTTGACCGGGGAAATCAAGGCCGAATATGTGATGCAGATCGCCTTGAGTGGCCGAATCCGCTCATTGATCGAATCCACAGCCCGCGGGACCTCTCAGTCGATGGTCAAATTGCGAGGCGAAGATATCAAAGAGTGGCCTATCCCAATTGTCACTCGGCGTCAACAGTCGGAAATTATAGAAGAGATCACCGAGGCGACCGATAACGCAGCTGACCTTCAGGATCTCACGAGGCGTCAGGTTAAGTTGCTCACCGAACACCGCCAAGCCCTCATCACCGCCGCCGTAACCGGCCAGATCGACGTATCCACCGCCAGCGGTCGAGGCATCGAGAAGTAATCGCGCCACCAGCACCTGTCCGGAATCCGAAAAAGCGGGGGGAATAACCGCTCATGTCCGTCCACGACGAAGCAGCCTTCGGAAACGCCATAGTCGCCGCCCTCCTTGAACGCGGTTGGCGTGAAGGAAACCGGTCGCACTTCCAGCCCCAACTCGCCCTGGACACCGGCCAGCTCTACGAGTTCATCGGCAAGACCCAGGCCGACGACTGGGCCCAGCTGATCGCCCTCTACGGCGGAGACCCCAACACCGCCCAGGCCGGGTTCGCCCAGCGAGTGGATCAGGCGATCGCCACCGACGGTGTGCTTGACGTGCTCCGCAAGGGCGTGAAGGACCACGGCGTGCTGATCAGGCTCGCGTACTTCAAGCCGTCACTCGTCGCCTCGGACGCGGTGCTTGACGACTACCGGGCGAACCGGCTGACCTACCTCAAGGAGCTGGTGTACGCGGCCAAGCAGGCGGACAAGGGCAAGCGTCTCGACCTCACCCTCTTCCTCAACGGAATCCCGCTGGCGACCGCCGAGTTCAAGAACGCCCTCACGCGGCAGGGGGTGGAGGCCGCCAAGGGGCAGTACCGTACGGACCGCGACCCCACCGAGCTGATCTTCGCGCGCCGGGTGATCGCGAACTTCGCCATCGACACGGACCTGGTGTTCGTAGCGCCGGAACTGCGGGGCAAGGCGACACGGTTCCTGCCGTTCAACACCGGCTCCGAGGGCCCGGGGAAGCCCGGCGGCGCGGGGAATCCGGCGCCCGTCGTCCCCGGCACGTACGCGACCTCCTACCTCTGGGAGCAGATCTGGGAGCGGGACACCTGGCTGGACCTGATCGAGCGGTTCGTGCACCTCAGCAAGGAGAAGGGCCCGGACGGGCGGACGCGGAAGAAGCTGATCTTCCCGCGCTACCACCAGTGGGACATCGTCAGGAAGCTCACCGACCACGCGGCACGGTACGGCGCCGGGCACAACTACCTCGGCATGGCCTCGGCCGGTTCCGGCAAGTCGAACACCATCGGCTGGCTGGCGCACCGCCTGTCGTCGCTGCACACGCCCACTGACCCCGCCGAGATCGACCCCGAGGCCCTGGCCGCCGGGCTCAAGCCGGGTTCGCCCGTATTCGACAAGGTCGTGATCATCACCGACCGACGCAATCTCGACGCCCAACTGCGCGAGACCGTCGGCAGTTTCGAGAAGACCGCCGGTCTGGTGTTGAAGATCGACGAGAAGCACGGCGCGAAGTCCGAGCAGCTCGCCAAGGCGCTTTCCCGCGAGACGGGGAAGATCATCACCGTCACGCTGCACACGTTCCCCGCCCTCATCGACTACCTGCGCCGCAACCCCACCGAGATACAGGGCCACAACTTCGCGATCGTCGTGGACGAGGCGCACTCCTCCCAGTCCGGCGACGCCGCCAAGGACGTCCGCGCGGCCCTGCGCGACCTCGGCCTGGACTCGGACTCCGACGAGGCCGGGGCGACCGAGCTGGAAGCGGAAGCCGCTGTCAACGCCGGGCAGGAGGCGGCGGCAGCCACCACCGACGCCAAGCTCATCCGCAAGGCCATCCAGCGCAGCATGGCCGCCAACCTCTCCTACTTCGCCTTCACGGCCACGCCCAAGGCCAAGACGCTCGAACTCTTCGGCACCCTGGACACCGTCAACGGCACACCGGCGTACGTCCCCTTCCACACGTACTCGATGCGTCAGGCCATTGAGGAAGGCTTCATCCTCGACCCGCTGCGCAGCTACGTCACGTACAACACGTACTGGAAGCTGGTGAACAGGAACCCGGACGAGCGCGAGGTGGACCCGGCCAGGGCGAATGTGCTGCTCGCCCGGTACGCGCTCACCCACGACTCCACGGTGACCCAGCAGGCGCAGGTGATCGTCGAGCACTTCCGCACGCACACCGCCGGCCGGCTCGGCGGGCGGGCCAAGGCCATGGTGGTGACGGCCTCCCGGGACAGCGCGGTGCGGATGGCCCGTGCGATCCGGAAGTACCTCGGCGACCGGGCGTACGCCGACCCCGGCGTCCTGGTCGCGTTCTCCGGGACCCTGACGTACGACGGCGAGGAGACGACCGAGCCGAAGGAGAACGGCGGTCTTGCCGAGTCCGCGCTGCCGAAGGCGTTCGCGTACACCCGCAAGGACGACAAGGCGGTACGCACCGGTGGGACGGCGACGCAGCGCGAGTACCGCATCCTGGTCGTCGCGGAGAAGTACCAGACCGGCTTCGACCAGCCGCTGCTCACCACGATGTACGTGAACAAGAAGCTCGCGGGCATCAGCGCCGTCCAGACCCTCTCCCGGCTGAACCGCACCGCGGACCGCAAGTCGCAGGCGGACCTGGCCGTACTGGACTTCGTCAACGACGCCGAGGGCATCAAGGAGTCCTTCCGCCCGTACTTCGAGGAAGCGAACACCCTTCCCTCGGACCCCAACCTCCTCTACACCGCGCTGAGCAAGGTCATGCGGCCCTACATCCTGGTCGAGGAGGAGATGCGGGAGTTCGCCGCCGCCTATCTGGCGGCCGAGGAGAAGGCGGCCGGCTCGGCGGCCCGTTGGGAGCGGCTGCATGCCGAGCTGTACCGGCAACTCGCCCCCGCCGTCGAGCGGTTCACCGACCTCCTTGACCGTACGGACGAGGCCGGCGACCCCGACGAGGACGCCGCCAAGGCCGCTGAGCAGTTCCGCGCGGATCTCAGCGACTATGTGCGCAAGTACGGCTTCCTCTCGCAGATCGTGCCCTACCGCGACGCCGACCTCGAATGCCTCTACCTCTACGGCCGCCACCTGCTCAACCGGCTGCCGCGGCTCGGGAACGGTGGCGTGGACATAGGGGACGTGGACCTCAGTCACCTTCGTATTCAGAAGACCGGTGAGCACGACCTCGCGCTGACCTCCGAGGGAGCGGCGGAGCTGCGCGGCTTCGGCGAAGGTGGGGGCGACGCCAAGGAAACGGAGAAGTCGCTGCTGTCGGAGTTGATCGAGAAGTTCAACGACAAGTTCGGCACCGACTTCACCGAGCAGGACGTGATCACGCCATTCTCAGAGGCGAAGGCGGACCCGAAGGTCCGCGCCGCCGCC
This is a stretch of genomic DNA from Streptomyces sp. NA04227. It encodes these proteins:
- a CDS encoding class I SAM-dependent DNA methyltransferase, with protein sequence MKSSKHTELANHAWSVADLLRGDYKQSDYGKVILPFTVLRRLECVLAPTKDKVLETAAKYANQDMNPDRVLRLASRHRFYNTSAYTLKAIAGDASHAAKHLIEYYGAFSPNAREVLERYDFTQQIKRLDTANLLYQVVGRFADLDLRPVERNDDGNVVLGEDGEPVEIVSNHQMGYVFEDLIRRFAEQSNETAGEHFTPREVIRLMVNLLIAPDSDALALPGTVRTVMDPACGTGGMLSAADDHITALNPDATVKVYGQELNPESWAICRSDMLIKGQDPENIKYGNSFSDDGHPGATFDYLLANPPFGVEWKKVKDAVDDEHERLGESGRFGAGLPRINDGSLLFLQHMISKMRPVDASGAGGSRIAIVFNGSPLFTGAAESGESRIRQWILENDWLEGIVALPDQLFYNTGISTYFWVLSNRKARDRHGKVVLLDARDYWRKMRKSLGDKRKELGEQHISEITRLYTEALAVVDAAERDGGHDLADRAGKIKVFRNQDFGYHRITVERPLKLRFEVTEETLTALTASKPIARATDAKAFAEALRPLVGKSWATKSDAWLDLKDAAVAAGVLWPTGAPFSKALREAVGVRDPEGEVQRIKGEPEPDPELRDYENVPLEEDVEEYLRREVLPHVPDAWIDHSKTKVGYEIPFTRHFYVYKPPRPLTEIDAELKALEAEIQELLREVTE
- a CDS encoding N-6 DNA methylase, which translates into the protein MKQQASALVTAADVSRLAGVTRATVSNWRRRHPDFPAPAGGTDSSPTYDLDAVRAWLSARGQLPDDTPADELRTALRGRSGDGGRELALHLLPAVLGAARLDRREREALPGLPDDALLRWVRAAAGERSQDIPGIDSPIYPVYSDDMAGPLRALVRCVVVAGAEATTDVLAERLLEDARGSGTYPTPRPLAALMARLLADSAGVFPSSVLDPACGTGSLLAAAASAGATALHGQDVLLAQAAQAAARLRLSTPEAVISVRTGDSLRSDAFPGLTADAVLCNPPYGVRDWGHEGLAYDQRWAYGVPPKGEPELAWVQHCLAHLAPRGRAVLLMPPAVAERTAGRRIRAQLVRDGALRSVVALPQGAATPLHIGLHLWVLERPDPRAEAPGTVLLVDAAASSGNRDLDWAAIHNTVLSAWRPYLADRDSFTATPGIAGAVPLTDLLDEAVDLTPARHIPAASRQTLHPAQLARRTSELYGQLQQATRDLTSISAEGDWPPADDRPREWRTATLADLLRGGALSLLHTPLAGRRTTRSGRAQPPPGPVSGGRPTLTAADVLNSRPASGTDTDLPTDTALPLIQGGDVLLTELLQVGHSAVTRVVEADEAGCFLGPQLLLFRPDRRRLDSWFLAGFLSAEQNVNAAATGTSVVRVDPRRLRVPLLPLAEQQRYGAAFRHLHQLRTAARRADRAAEDVTRLLSTGLTGGALLPRGHGSA
- a CDS encoding type I restriction endonuclease subunit R, which encodes MSVHDEAAFGNAIVAALLERGWREGNRSHFQPQLALDTGQLYEFIGKTQADDWAQLIALYGGDPNTAQAGFAQRVDQAIATDGVLDVLRKGVKDHGVLIRLAYFKPSLVASDAVLDDYRANRLTYLKELVYAAKQADKGKRLDLTLFLNGIPLATAEFKNALTRQGVEAAKGQYRTDRDPTELIFARRVIANFAIDTDLVFVAPELRGKATRFLPFNTGSEGPGKPGGAGNPAPVVPGTYATSYLWEQIWERDTWLDLIERFVHLSKEKGPDGRTRKKLIFPRYHQWDIVRKLTDHAARYGAGHNYLGMASAGSGKSNTIGWLAHRLSSLHTPTDPAEIDPEALAAGLKPGSPVFDKVVIITDRRNLDAQLRETVGSFEKTAGLVLKIDEKHGAKSEQLAKALSRETGKIITVTLHTFPALIDYLRRNPTEIQGHNFAIVVDEAHSSQSGDAAKDVRAALRDLGLDSDSDEAGATELEAEAAVNAGQEAAAATTDAKLIRKAIQRSMAANLSYFAFTATPKAKTLELFGTLDTVNGTPAYVPFHTYSMRQAIEEGFILDPLRSYVTYNTYWKLVNRNPDEREVDPARANVLLARYALTHDSTVTQQAQVIVEHFRTHTAGRLGGRAKAMVVTASRDSAVRMARAIRKYLGDRAYADPGVLVAFSGTLTYDGEETTEPKENGGLAESALPKAFAYTRKDDKAVRTGGTATQREYRILVVAEKYQTGFDQPLLTTMYVNKKLAGISAVQTLSRLNRTADRKSQADLAVLDFVNDAEGIKESFRPYFEEANTLPSDPNLLYTALSKVMRPYILVEEEMREFAAAYLAAEEKAAGSAARWERLHAELYRQLAPAVERFTDLLDRTDEAGDPDEDAAKAAEQFRADLSDYVRKYGFLSQIVPYRDADLECLYLYGRHLLNRLPRLGNGGVDIGDVDLSHLRIQKTGEHDLALTSEGAAELRGFGEGGGDAKETEKSLLSELIEKFNDKFGTDFTEQDVITPFSEAKADPKVRAAAINDEDNFGLVFDEVFEDKMAEHIDTIADMGRQYFSHDDSFKQSLNQSARRAAWRMIRREENIDDEAA
- a CDS encoding restriction endonuclease subunit S; this encodes MEAVWPGERLDISRRRTKASIAVGYTRFQDGDVLVPKITPTFEAGRAVLIHSLHRGLGAGSTELHVLRPGPLLDPRFLLYLVNTHSFLKKGEAEMYGVAGQQRVPDTFLRDLPVDLPSLAEQRRIADFLDVETTRIDRLLTLNNSVHMQLVERVRSVRDTLVNRLADSQESVPLRRFVTQIEQGASPQCEATPREGENEQAVLKLSSVKSGKFHPGENKRLPTDVQFSSAHEVHAGDFLVTRANTPSLVGDVAVVGDSPPPRLLLPDLIYRVGLTGEIKAEYVMQIALSGRIRSLIESTARGTSQSMVKLRGEDIKEWPIPIVTRRQQSEIIEEITEATDNAADLQDLTRRQVKLLTEHRQALITAAVTGQIDVSTASGRGIEK